A genomic window from Sulfurimonas sp. hsl 1-7 includes:
- a CDS encoding OprO/OprP family phosphate-selective porin, with translation MRYFILLLISFSLFASNDTNTTLDQDTTIQKEKKKKKVKYVKKRPQQYKYRQYISNLSNDKKPIAPYDYRYSFGAQISYDIGYIDQAEAISYDKPKPFFDHDFRRARISHSGSFFDKKLFYEMEYSLIEDEDHYKDFYVGYKNKLRLINGDYRIKAGNLKVPFSLYRYTTSKNLSFMERPLGDDAFAIPRKLGVELFINSKLDRHLFGLFLCGFTNSIDERKDDEVNKPGTALRATYTYKASKRELFHVGFGALQQDYKNEDLRYRQDSESSILDEKYVSVRIRDVNDILNKNLDLLYVNNKYSLQAGYTTSDISADKDDYNFYSYFMEGSYFLLGKGKRFDFKESKFSKIKPKKDGAVELALRYSYINLNDKDEHGGEQTNYGFEINWYINDETKVMANYIMALPKDTDDYDGLINIYQMRIQFAF, from the coding sequence ATGAGATACTTTATACTCTTACTTATCAGTTTCTCCCTGTTTGCATCCAATGACACAAACACAACTCTCGATCAAGATACAACAATTCAAAAAGAGAAAAAGAAGAAAAAAGTCAAATATGTAAAAAAACGCCCGCAACAATATAAATATCGACAGTACATCTCAAACCTTTCAAACGATAAGAAACCTATAGCACCGTATGACTACAGATATAGTTTTGGTGCACAGATAAGCTACGATATCGGCTATATCGATCAGGCGGAGGCCATCTCTTATGATAAGCCAAAACCGTTTTTTGACCACGATTTTAGAAGAGCAAGAATCAGTCATTCGGGAAGTTTTTTTGATAAAAAACTCTTCTATGAGATGGAATACAGTCTTATTGAAGATGAGGATCATTACAAAGACTTTTATGTTGGGTATAAAAACAAACTTCGACTAATAAACGGTGACTATAGAATAAAAGCCGGGAACTTGAAAGTCCCTTTTTCTCTTTATAGATATACAACTTCAAAAAACCTCTCATTTATGGAGAGACCTCTAGGGGACGATGCCTTTGCTATCCCTAGAAAGTTAGGTGTAGAGCTGTTTATTAACAGTAAACTTGATCGACATCTGTTTGGTTTATTCTTGTGTGGTTTTACAAACTCGATAGATGAAAGAAAAGATGATGAAGTAAACAAACCGGGAACGGCACTAAGAGCGACATATACATATAAAGCTTCTAAAAGGGAGCTCTTTCATGTTGGTTTTGGAGCCCTGCAGCAAGATTATAAAAATGAAGACTTGCGTTATAGACAAGATTCGGAATCAAGCATCTTAGATGAGAAATATGTCTCTGTACGTATTAGAGATGTCAATGATATCTTAAATAAAAATCTAGATCTATTATATGTTAACAACAAGTACTCTTTACAGGCAGGATACACAACATCTGATATCTCTGCCGATAAGGATGACTACAACTTTTACAGTTACTTTATGGAGGGGAGTTATTTTTTACTAGGCAAAGGAAAACGGTTTGATTTTAAAGAATCAAAATTCTCAAAAATTAAACCGAAAAAGGATGGTGCTGTTGAGTTGGCACTCAGATATTCTTATATCAATCTCAATGACAAGGATGAACATGGTGGTGAACAAACAAATTATGGTTTTGAAATTAACTGGTACATCAATGATGAAACCAAGGTAATGGCCAACTATATTATGGCATTGCCAAAGGATACCGATGATTATGACGGGTTGATAAATATCTACCAAATGAGAATACAATTTGCTTTTTAA